The DNA window GCGTTACCTTCGTAAGTGCTCGCGCAAGCGACAATCGTAAATATACGAACGACTACTGCACGCGGTCGGTAAGCGATAACATCATGCGGCTGCCGAGGCGCGACGAGTCGTTGAAATCGAAGATCAGATTCGCTGCGAGATCGCGTGCGTCCTCAAGCGAGACGTTCTGCGCGCCGACGAGCCAGAGGCGATCGACAAGCAATTCCAATTCCGCATCTTTCAACAAGCCTAACTCACGCAGTTGCAATAAATAACCGCGAGCCTCGGGGGCCAGGATCGCAAGCTCCAACTCATGATAGACCCGAAACGGCGAACGACCGCCCGTTTCGAATGCTTTTTGCGCGGCGACCGGCGTGAGTTCGGCTTGGTTGCCGGCGACCATGATCTTATCCACAAGCCATGTGAACGCGGTCGAAACCTCGCTCTCGGAGTATCCACGGTCGGAAAGCTTCTTCAGATCGATATCGGCAAGCTGTTTATTGCGGCGCATTTCGCCGACAAGATACAGTACGATCTCCATCACCCGGCCCACGCCCTGCGAGCCTTTGAAATTCGAATCCTCAGTTTTCATCTACAGAGGTAGTAAAGATTATTCGATAGGATGAAGCTTGGATAAACGCTCAAGAAAAAAACGCTCCTTGCGTTGCATTCGTTTCTTGGGGGCTGCCTGCTTATCGCTG is part of the Bacteroidota bacterium genome and encodes:
- a CDS encoding DUF494 family protein — its product is MKTEDSNFKGSQGVGRVMEIVLYLVGEMRRNKQLADIDLKKLSDRGYSESEVSTAFTWLVDKIMVAGNQAELTPVAAQKAFETGGRSPFRVYHELELAILAPEARGYLLQLRELGLLKDAELELLVDRLWLVGAQNVSLEDARDLAANLIFDFNDSSRLGSRMMLSLTDRVQ